Proteins encoded together in one Epinephelus moara isolate mb chromosome 2, YSFRI_EMoa_1.0, whole genome shotgun sequence window:
- the LOC126404169 gene encoding LOW QUALITY PROTEIN: porphobilinogen deaminase-like (The sequence of the model RefSeq protein was modified relative to this genomic sequence to represent the inferred CDS: deleted 3 bases in 2 codons), with protein MTSVQLLTRHSRRSQPHSRHNSLHSAHARCTHGIMEQGPYKYIRDGNGKVSRVIRIGTRKSQLARIQTDSVADKLKELYPDIQVEIVGMTTTGDKILDTALSKIGEKSLFTKELENALERNEVDLVVHSLKDLPTTLPSGFTIGAVLKRESPHDAVVLHPKHVGKTLDTLPENSVIGTSSLRRAAQLKKRFPHLQFKDIRGNLNTRLKKLDEKDDYAAIILAAAGLRRMGWDNRISQILEPEDCMYAVGQGALAVEVRARDTDILEMVSVLHHPDTVLRCIAERAFLKRLEGGCSVPVAVHTEVKDSELYLTGAVYSLDGSDSLKDTMQTSVSVAASDKSVEEVDEQVQRVGVTASKISGEALDGAERLGVNLANLLLSKGAKEILTVARQLNDAS; from the exons ATGACCTCAGTCCAGCTCCTCACC AGACACAGCAGGCGGTCCCAGCCACACAGCCGACACAATAGCCTCCACAGTGCACACGCTCGCTGC ACACACGGGATCATGGAGCAAGGACCTTACAAGTACATCAGG GACGGGAATGGAAAGGTCAGTCGGGTCATTCGGATCGGAACCCGCAAGAGCCAG CTGGCTCGCATCCAGACCGACAGCGTGGCGGACAAGTTGAAAGAACTGTACCCCGACATCCAGGTGGAGATAG TTGGCATGACAACGACAGGAGACAAAATCCTCGACACAGCTTTATCAAAG ATCGGAGAGAAGAGTTTGTTCACCAAAGAGTTGGAGAACGCTCTGGAGAGGAATGA GGTCGATCTGGTTGTTCACTCACTCAAAGACCTTCCCACCACGCTGCCCTCAGGATTCACCATCGGGGCCGTGCTCAA GAGAGAAAGCCCCCATGATGCAGTGGTGTTACACCCCAAACATGTCGGGAAAACTCTTGATACTCTGCCAGAAAACAG tgtgATCGGCACCAGTTCACTGCGCCGCGCCGCTCAGCTGAAGAAGAGATTTCCCCACCTTCAATTCAAAGATATC CGTGGGAACCTGAACACACGTCTGAAGAAGCTGGATGAGAAGGACGACTATGCTGCCATCATCCTGGCTGCTGCCGGCCTCAGGAGAATGGGCTGGGACAACCGGATCAGCCAG ATCCTGGAGCCTGAAGACTGTATGTACGCTGTCGGACAG GGGGCTCTGGCGGTGGAGGTTCGAGCCAGAGATACTGACATCCTGGAGATGGTGTCTGTCCTCCATCACCCAGACACTGTGCTGCGCTGCATAGCTGAGAGAGCCTTCCTCAAACGCCTg GAGGGTGGGTGCAGTGTTCCAGTAGCTGTACACACAGAAGTGAAGGACTCCGAG cttTACCTGACGGGGGCAGTCTACAGCCTGGATGGATCAGACAGTCTGAAGGACACCATGCAGACTAGCgtttctgttgctgcttccgACAAG AGCGTAGAGGAAGTAGACGAACAGGTCCAGCGAGTGGGAGTCACAGCCAGCAAGATCTCGGGTGAAGCCCTAGACGGGGCTGAGCGGCTGGGGGTCAACCTGGCCAACCTACTGCTGAGCAAAGGAGCCAAGGAGATCTTGACGGTGGCGAGGCAACTTAATGACGCCAGTTAA